One genomic region from Chiloscyllium plagiosum isolate BGI_BamShark_2017 chromosome 21, ASM401019v2, whole genome shotgun sequence encodes:
- the LOC122560870 gene encoding small ubiquitin-related modifier 3-like — protein sequence MAEDKAKGENVKSEGNDHRNDHINLKVAGQDGSVVQFKIKKQTPLSKLMKAYCERQGLQIRQIRFRFDGQPINETDTPAMLEMEDEDTIDVFQQQTGGTC from the exons atggcggagGACAAAGCTAAgggg GAAAATGTGAAAAGTGAAGGAAATGACCACAGGAATGACCATATTAACCTGAAAGTGGCTGGACAAGATGGTTCAGTCGTACAGTTTAAGATAAAGAAGCAAACACCACTGAGCAAACTGATGAAAGCGTATTGTGAGAGACAG GGCTTgcagatcagacagatcaggtTTCGTTTCGATGGGCAGCCAATAAATGAAACTGATACACCAGCTATG TTGGAAATGGAAGATGAAGACACCATTGATGTATTCCAGCAGCAGACGGGAGGAACCTGCTAA